The following proteins come from a genomic window of Halictus rubicundus isolate RS-2024b chromosome 8, iyHalRubi1_principal, whole genome shotgun sequence:
- the LOC143356411 gene encoding uncharacterized protein LOC143356411 isoform X3: protein MVSMPQVTDAKMRLEEDLVIRRSRPTMISAKYRAREERRRLLKISAGKLRRIEDPEASLCRSVLINNAVRRLQRENRDEKTRNYGLPVVSYLNDSTKENNVSSNLIVGVTDDDTTSRKRLSDDARTDGLGSKRQRHDDLDLQDDVFSDFYILPPTPRLLSHIDEVQEPESPHHHHLVYPEDRLGSVDVRSSTTMISTSTANTTTSSNNSNANNASNASNTANNNSTTTTSSCCSSSVMFPSELEDSGAQLNNVVARSGDVGMMETSDVVDPDRICDFARFADSAKSLEERLVELQSLDEHFDLAKFERNNNQSCGRAFHDIQTFHSLVPGLET, encoded by the exons ACGCTAAGATGAGATTAGAAGAGGATCTAGTGATACGAAGGAGCCGACCCACGATGATTTCTGCCAAGTATCGTGCGCGAGAGGAACGTCGTCGTCTTCTGAAGATCTCCGCGGGGAAGTTGAGGAGGATCGAGGACCCGGAAGCCAGCCTCTGCAGATCGGTCCTCATCAACAACGCCGTGAGGCGACTGCAACGCGAGAACAGAGACGAGAAGACGAGGAACTACGGGCTTCCGGTGGTCTCGTATCTGAACGACTCCACCAAAGAGAACAATGTTTCCAGCAACCTTATTGTCGGCGTGACGGACGACGACACCACCTCCAGAAAAAG ATTGAGCGATGACGCGAGGACCGATGGACTCGGCTCGAAGCGGCAGAGGCACGACGACCTCGATCTCCAGGACGACGTGTTCAGCGACTTCTACATCCTGCCGCCAACACCGCGGCTGCTCTCTCACATCGACGAGGTCCAGGAGCCGGAGTCCCCGCACCACCATCACCTGGTCTACCCGGAGGATCGTCTGGGCAGCGTGGACGTTCGATCGTCGACGACGATGATCAGCACCAGCACGGCGAACACGACGACCAGTAGCAACAACAGCAACGCCAACAATGCCAGCAATGCCAGTAACACCGCCAATAACAACAGCACCACCACCACGAGTAGTTGCTGCAGCTCCTCCGTGATGTTCCCCAGCGAGTTGGAAGACTCTGGCGCGCAGTTGAACAACGTGGTCGCGAGATCCGGGGACGTTGGCATGATGGAGACGTCGGACGTCGTCGACCCCGACCGGATCTGCGATTTCGCCAGGTTCGCGGATTCGGCAAAGAGCCTGGAGGAACGTTTGGTCGAGCTCCAGTCCCTGGACGAGCACTTCGACCTGGCGAAGTTCGAGAGGAACAACAACCAGAGCTGCGGCAGGGCCTTCCACGATATTCAGACGTTCCACAGTCTAGTCCCTGGCCTGGAAACTTAG
- the LOC143356411 gene encoding uncharacterized protein LOC143356411 isoform X1, whose protein sequence is MLDFEQQANQAQALASLDEDWHLLEDAKMRLEEDLVIRRSRPTMISAKYRAREERRRLLKISAGKLRRIEDPEASLCRSVLINNAVRRLQRENRDEKTRNYGLPVVSYLNDSTKENNVSSNLIVGVTDDDTTSRKRLSDDARTDGLGSKRQRHDDLDLQDDVFSDFYILPPTPRLLSHIDEVQEPESPHHHHLVYPEDRLGSVDVRSSTTMISTSTANTTTSSNNSNANNASNASNTANNNSTTTTSSCCSSSVMFPSELEDSGAQLNNVVARSGDVGMMETSDVVDPDRICDFARFADSAKSLEERLVELQSLDEHFDLAKFERNNNQSCGRAFHDIQTFHSLVPGLET, encoded by the exons ACGCTAAGATGAGATTAGAAGAGGATCTAGTGATACGAAGGAGCCGACCCACGATGATTTCTGCCAAGTATCGTGCGCGAGAGGAACGTCGTCGTCTTCTGAAGATCTCCGCGGGGAAGTTGAGGAGGATCGAGGACCCGGAAGCCAGCCTCTGCAGATCGGTCCTCATCAACAACGCCGTGAGGCGACTGCAACGCGAGAACAGAGACGAGAAGACGAGGAACTACGGGCTTCCGGTGGTCTCGTATCTGAACGACTCCACCAAAGAGAACAATGTTTCCAGCAACCTTATTGTCGGCGTGACGGACGACGACACCACCTCCAGAAAAAG ATTGAGCGATGACGCGAGGACCGATGGACTCGGCTCGAAGCGGCAGAGGCACGACGACCTCGATCTCCAGGACGACGTGTTCAGCGACTTCTACATCCTGCCGCCAACACCGCGGCTGCTCTCTCACATCGACGAGGTCCAGGAGCCGGAGTCCCCGCACCACCATCACCTGGTCTACCCGGAGGATCGTCTGGGCAGCGTGGACGTTCGATCGTCGACGACGATGATCAGCACCAGCACGGCGAACACGACGACCAGTAGCAACAACAGCAACGCCAACAATGCCAGCAATGCCAGTAACACCGCCAATAACAACAGCACCACCACCACGAGTAGTTGCTGCAGCTCCTCCGTGATGTTCCCCAGCGAGTTGGAAGACTCTGGCGCGCAGTTGAACAACGTGGTCGCGAGATCCGGGGACGTTGGCATGATGGAGACGTCGGACGTCGTCGACCCCGACCGGATCTGCGATTTCGCCAGGTTCGCGGATTCGGCAAAGAGCCTGGAGGAACGTTTGGTCGAGCTCCAGTCCCTGGACGAGCACTTCGACCTGGCGAAGTTCGAGAGGAACAACAACCAGAGCTGCGGCAGGGCCTTCCACGATATTCAGACGTTCCACAGTCTAGTCCCTGGCCTGGAAACTTAG
- the LOC143356411 gene encoding uncharacterized protein LOC143356411 isoform X2: protein MVNPSTEIERCRGQVIKLRLDAKMRLEEDLVIRRSRPTMISAKYRAREERRRLLKISAGKLRRIEDPEASLCRSVLINNAVRRLQRENRDEKTRNYGLPVVSYLNDSTKENNVSSNLIVGVTDDDTTSRKRLSDDARTDGLGSKRQRHDDLDLQDDVFSDFYILPPTPRLLSHIDEVQEPESPHHHHLVYPEDRLGSVDVRSSTTMISTSTANTTTSSNNSNANNASNASNTANNNSTTTTSSCCSSSVMFPSELEDSGAQLNNVVARSGDVGMMETSDVVDPDRICDFARFADSAKSLEERLVELQSLDEHFDLAKFERNNNQSCGRAFHDIQTFHSLVPGLET, encoded by the exons ATGGTGAATCCTTCGACGGAAATAGAACGCTGTCGTGGACAGGTTATTAAGCTGCGTTTAG ACGCTAAGATGAGATTAGAAGAGGATCTAGTGATACGAAGGAGCCGACCCACGATGATTTCTGCCAAGTATCGTGCGCGAGAGGAACGTCGTCGTCTTCTGAAGATCTCCGCGGGGAAGTTGAGGAGGATCGAGGACCCGGAAGCCAGCCTCTGCAGATCGGTCCTCATCAACAACGCCGTGAGGCGACTGCAACGCGAGAACAGAGACGAGAAGACGAGGAACTACGGGCTTCCGGTGGTCTCGTATCTGAACGACTCCACCAAAGAGAACAATGTTTCCAGCAACCTTATTGTCGGCGTGACGGACGACGACACCACCTCCAGAAAAAG ATTGAGCGATGACGCGAGGACCGATGGACTCGGCTCGAAGCGGCAGAGGCACGACGACCTCGATCTCCAGGACGACGTGTTCAGCGACTTCTACATCCTGCCGCCAACACCGCGGCTGCTCTCTCACATCGACGAGGTCCAGGAGCCGGAGTCCCCGCACCACCATCACCTGGTCTACCCGGAGGATCGTCTGGGCAGCGTGGACGTTCGATCGTCGACGACGATGATCAGCACCAGCACGGCGAACACGACGACCAGTAGCAACAACAGCAACGCCAACAATGCCAGCAATGCCAGTAACACCGCCAATAACAACAGCACCACCACCACGAGTAGTTGCTGCAGCTCCTCCGTGATGTTCCCCAGCGAGTTGGAAGACTCTGGCGCGCAGTTGAACAACGTGGTCGCGAGATCCGGGGACGTTGGCATGATGGAGACGTCGGACGTCGTCGACCCCGACCGGATCTGCGATTTCGCCAGGTTCGCGGATTCGGCAAAGAGCCTGGAGGAACGTTTGGTCGAGCTCCAGTCCCTGGACGAGCACTTCGACCTGGCGAAGTTCGAGAGGAACAACAACCAGAGCTGCGGCAGGGCCTTCCACGATATTCAGACGTTCCACAGTCTAGTCCCTGGCCTGGAAACTTAG
- the LOC143356411 gene encoding uncharacterized protein LOC143356411 isoform X4, with protein sequence MRLEEDLVIRRSRPTMISAKYRAREERRRLLKISAGKLRRIEDPEASLCRSVLINNAVRRLQRENRDEKTRNYGLPVVSYLNDSTKENNVSSNLIVGVTDDDTTSRKRLSDDARTDGLGSKRQRHDDLDLQDDVFSDFYILPPTPRLLSHIDEVQEPESPHHHHLVYPEDRLGSVDVRSSTTMISTSTANTTTSSNNSNANNASNASNTANNNSTTTTSSCCSSSVMFPSELEDSGAQLNNVVARSGDVGMMETSDVVDPDRICDFARFADSAKSLEERLVELQSLDEHFDLAKFERNNNQSCGRAFHDIQTFHSLVPGLET encoded by the exons ATGAGATTAGAAGAGGATCTAGTGATACGAAGGAGCCGACCCACGATGATTTCTGCCAAGTATCGTGCGCGAGAGGAACGTCGTCGTCTTCTGAAGATCTCCGCGGGGAAGTTGAGGAGGATCGAGGACCCGGAAGCCAGCCTCTGCAGATCGGTCCTCATCAACAACGCCGTGAGGCGACTGCAACGCGAGAACAGAGACGAGAAGACGAGGAACTACGGGCTTCCGGTGGTCTCGTATCTGAACGACTCCACCAAAGAGAACAATGTTTCCAGCAACCTTATTGTCGGCGTGACGGACGACGACACCACCTCCAGAAAAAG ATTGAGCGATGACGCGAGGACCGATGGACTCGGCTCGAAGCGGCAGAGGCACGACGACCTCGATCTCCAGGACGACGTGTTCAGCGACTTCTACATCCTGCCGCCAACACCGCGGCTGCTCTCTCACATCGACGAGGTCCAGGAGCCGGAGTCCCCGCACCACCATCACCTGGTCTACCCGGAGGATCGTCTGGGCAGCGTGGACGTTCGATCGTCGACGACGATGATCAGCACCAGCACGGCGAACACGACGACCAGTAGCAACAACAGCAACGCCAACAATGCCAGCAATGCCAGTAACACCGCCAATAACAACAGCACCACCACCACGAGTAGTTGCTGCAGCTCCTCCGTGATGTTCCCCAGCGAGTTGGAAGACTCTGGCGCGCAGTTGAACAACGTGGTCGCGAGATCCGGGGACGTTGGCATGATGGAGACGTCGGACGTCGTCGACCCCGACCGGATCTGCGATTTCGCCAGGTTCGCGGATTCGGCAAAGAGCCTGGAGGAACGTTTGGTCGAGCTCCAGTCCCTGGACGAGCACTTCGACCTGGCGAAGTTCGAGAGGAACAACAACCAGAGCTGCGGCAGGGCCTTCCACGATATTCAGACGTTCCACAGTCTAGTCCCTGGCCTGGAAACTTAG